Proteins encoded within one genomic window of Hermetia illucens chromosome 2, iHerIll2.2.curated.20191125, whole genome shotgun sequence:
- the LOC119648922 gene encoding elongator complex protein 5, which translates to MISNLLINQQKFTLFVDNVGMERFSDQLIQALLKQQGQNSVQSIPANPIYHLDKVLHDITDEPLDLPVRTNIVLQPLAKLLNVYTPKSIFQLVNKLKKNSNVQQVFLWATTKNIAEHFVVPFLEHLSDQIVTLLDRNHLTIITRKTGGVVTNKYYQYQLGNGDFTVREVKKSVQKPAEPEPKPEASFKIDLEEEEMVARNALKLPYERTTDADVGQILYTPDVDDDFDEEDPDDDLCI; encoded by the exons ATGATTTCCAACTTGCTGATCAATCAGCAAAAATTCACCCTTTTCGTCG ATAATGTGGGCATGGAACGCTTCTCGGATCAACTCATTCAGGCGCTTCTGAAACAGCAGGGGCAAAACTCAGTGCAAAGCATTCCAGCGAATCCCATTTACCATCTAGACAAAGTTTTGCATGATATTACTGACGAACCACTAgatctgcctgtcagaaccaacaTCGTCCTCCAACCACTTGCAAAGCTGCTGAACGTCTACACCCCCAAATCAATCTTTCAACTCGTTAACAAATTAAAGAAGAATTCTAATGTGCAACAAGTGTTTCTCTGGGCAACAACCAAAAACATCGCCGAGCACTTCGTAGTTCCATTTCTGGAACATTTGTCTGACCAAATCGTGACGTTGCTTGACCGGAACCACCTCACAATCATAACAAGAAAGACTGGAGGCGTAGTAACGAATAAG TATTATCAATATCAATTGGGAAATGGGGATTTCACAGTCAGAGAAGTTAAGAAATCAGTTCAGAAACCGGCAGAGCCTGAACCGAAGCCAGAGGCCTCATTCAAAATCGATTTGGAGGAAGAGGAAATGGTAGCCCGAAACGCACTTAAATTACCTTACGAAAG GACAACTGACGCGGATGTAGGCCAGATCTTGTATACGCCTGATGTCGACGACGATTTCGACGAGGAAGATCCTGACGATGATCTATGTATTTAG
- the LOC119649908 gene encoding uncharacterized protein LOC119649908 has translation MHERRVKKVKSGHYVATHGRLTPDPPYVHSNRGYSTDGEESHRAPSERTLSEYTVANERTSSPHHTSRKSRANGVDNGGPRSLGSPPTRIPPRAPSALSYDHGGDNGSDIYVTSAAYKAPSEISRYSAHRSQSRGGPRSIYSVASSAKTGRSNRSQRLRGAKVEAMSAPNPFCPNVKGVCCLMLLLNLGLILVTLGFVIVIQFFEPLFVWVLGIIFLIFGFLTLIGSMVYCVYVCRDVKTPSQIRNEDLYWTKHWQKNIGYTPQEINYKADKYDGYSDRYSVSKMSGKYSDRESNRY, from the exons ATGCATGAACGACGAGTCAAGAA GGTCAAAAGCGGACACTATGTTGCAACACATGGTCGTTTGACGCCTGATCCTCCTTATGTTCACTCAAACCGAGGATACTCAACAGACGGAGAGGAAAGTCATAGAGCACCATCTGAAAGGACACTTTCAGAATATACAGTAGCAAACGAACGAACCTCCTCACCTCATCACACATCCAGAAAATCAAGAGCTAATGGAGTAGACAACGGAGGGCCTAGATCCTTAGGATCGCCACCTACACGAATACCACCTCGAGCTCCATCAGCCCTCAGCTACGATCATGGGGGAGATAATGGAAGCGATATTTATGTCACAAGTGCAGCATATAAAGCTCCATCGGAAATAAG CCGATATAGTGCTCATCGATCACAGTCACGAGGTGGACCGAGAAGTATCTACTCAGTAGCGTCATCCGCGAAAACAGGTCGTAGCAATCGATCGCAAAGGTTACGAGGTGCCAAAGTTGAAGCGATGTCAGCTCCAAATCCCTTCTGCCCGAATGTGAAAGGGGTTTGCTGTCTGATGCTTCTACTCAATTTAGGTTTAATCCTAGTTACACTTGGCTTTGTTATTGTCATACAGTTTTTCGAACCACTATTTGTTTG GGTCCTTGGTATTATCTTCCTGATTTTCGGTTTCCTTACCCTCATTGGAAGCATGGTCTATTGTGTCTACGTCTGCCGAGACGTTAAGACACCATCGCAAATACGAAACGAGGATCTCTACTGGACCAAACATTGGCAAAAGAATATCGGTTACACACCTCAAGAGATCAACTACAAAGCAGACAAATATGATGGATACTCAGATCGGTATTCAGTGAGCAAAATGAGCGGCAAATATTCCGATCGAGAGAGCAATAGATACTAA